A single region of the Silene latifolia isolate original U9 population chromosome 8, ASM4854445v1, whole genome shotgun sequence genome encodes:
- the LOC141594973 gene encoding protein FAR1-RELATED SEQUENCE 5-like gives MTDGHVPLLVQFELLQSRFGGDEFVGHTKRDHINYVNRLRMKKIEGGDAATLINMLTVRQAEEPGFFFRVQFNEEGRLSNIFWRDAMMKGDYLLYRDVIIFDTTYRTNRYNLICGAFVGINNHWSNVMFGCAFLSNENQESFEWLFKVFNESMGDEILPVSIFTDQDQAIANAIKETMSPYLFLNVIKFTLHYCLSYQHLFALIIMSPPELIYVPPTTNLKSGILSSRRSESTNHAIGFQASKTTSITGFFGIFETTVKRWRNEEERKEFNGIRSTPTSVYPLSDLLLHASQVYTVELFRIFEREFALAMGTRATILPVDDPLLVYRVQPGVSEEGPHHVTYDCSNQLIECTCRKLQVMGIFCSHIIRVLHMHSVGEIPSRYILRRWTKFSKTAVWERLLPSDIRRSAANDTINWRRSMLIATNHLITKCHNVAEARTIFEKLCVKANEEVQSLLSKLSMEEELRTEDPSNMQPTGPPTLDPVRCTTKGRSARKKRNLGPKKRAKKATEERSTMYTAVPRLI, from the exons ATGACCGATGGCCACGTGCCCCTTCTCGTGCAATTCGAGTTGTTGCAGTCTCGCTTTGGTGGTGATGAGTTTGTTGGCCACACAAAGCGAGATCACATTAACTATGTTAATAGACTACGGATGAAAAAAATCGAAGGAGGTGATGCAGCaacattgatcaacatgttaacAGTTAGGCAAGCGGAGGAGCCGGGTTTCTTTTTCCGTGTCCAATTTAATGAAGAAGGAAGATTAAGTAACATATTCTGGCGGGATGCGATGATGAAGGGGGACTATTTGTTGTACCGAGACGTTATCATATTTGACACTACCTATCGTACGAATAGGTACAATCTTATTTGTGGCGCCTTTGTTGGTATCAACAATCATTGGTCGAATGTTATGTTTGGTTGTGCTTTCCTGTCAAACGAGAATCAAGAATCATTTGAATGGTTATTCAAAGTCTTCAATGAATCCATGGGCGATGAAATCCTACCAGTCTCTATCTTCACTGACCAAGACCAAGCAATAGCAAATGCCATCAAAGAG ACCATGTCACCATATTTGTTTTTAAATGTTATCAAGTTCACCTTACATTACTGTCTAAGCTATCAACATCTTTTCGCTCTAATTATCATGTCACCACCTGAGCTGATATATGTTCCTCCTACTACTAATCTTAAAAGTG GTATATTATCGTCTCGGAGGAGCGAGAGCACAAACCATGCTATAGGTTTCCAAGCTTCAAAGACCACTTCAATCACTGGCTTTTTTGGGATATTTGAAACCACGGTGAAAAGATGGAGAAATGAGGAGGAGCGGAAAGAATTCAACGGTATAAGATCTACCCCAACCTCCGTGTACCCTCTTTCTGATCTCTTGCTCCATGCATCTCAAGTTTATACCGTTGAGCTCTTTCGCATCTTTGAGAGAGAATTTGCTCTTGCCATGGGAACTCGGGCCACTATCTTACCAGTTGATGATCCTCTGTTGGTGTACCGCGTCCAACCTGGTGTTTCTGAGGAAGGGCCACATCATGTTACATATGATTGCTCTAATCAGTTAATAGAATGTACTTGCCGAAAGCTTCAGGTTATGGGAATATTCTGCAGTCACATTATCCGcgtcctccacatgcattcaGTGGGCGAGATACCGTCCAGGTATATATTGCGCCGATGGACTAAATTTTCAAAAACAGCTGTGTGGGAGCGGCTCCTCCCAAGCGACATTCGAAGAAGCGCTGCTAACGACACCATTAACTGGCGTCGTTCAATGTTGATAGCTACGAACCATCTTATCACTAAATGCCACAATGTGGCTGAGGCAAGAACTATCTTTGAGAAACTGTGTGTGAAAGCTAATGAAGAAGTGCAGTCGTTACTTTCCAAACTTAGTATGGAAGAAGAACTACGTACTGAAGATCCATCCAATATGCAGCCGACTGGTCCCCCAACACTAGATCCAGTACGTTGTACGACAAAGGGTCGTAGTGCACGTAAAAAAAGGAATTTGGGGCCAAAGAAGAGGGCTAAGAAAGCGACCGAAGAACGCAGTACCATGTACACCGCTGTTCCGCGCCTCATTTGA